A single window of Chitinophaga sp. XS-30 DNA harbors:
- a CDS encoding GtrA family protein yields the protein MKQLILNILAFFYKPFSRVMPFQTFRYLACGGGNTLLDIFLFFISYNFILNKEMLHLPFLTISPHIAAVLMAFIVSFPTGFLLNKYIVFSESNLRGRVQLIRYFILVGICLLFNYIFMKFFVEVCHFYPTIAKILTTILVVCFSYITQKKFTFKVKVEVDR from the coding sequence ATGAAGCAGTTGATCCTTAACATACTGGCCTTCTTTTATAAGCCTTTCTCCCGGGTAATGCCTTTCCAGACCTTCCGCTACCTGGCCTGCGGCGGCGGCAATACGCTGCTGGATATCTTCCTGTTCTTTATCAGCTACAACTTCATCCTGAACAAGGAAATGCTGCATCTGCCTTTCCTGACGATCAGTCCGCATATCGCGGCGGTGCTGATGGCCTTTATTGTCAGCTTTCCTACGGGTTTTCTGCTGAACAAATACATTGTTTTCTCCGAATCCAACCTTCGCGGGCGCGTACAGCTGATCCGGTATTTCATACTGGTGGGCATCTGCCTGCTCTTCAACTATATATTCATGAAATTCTTTGTGGAGGTCTGCCATTTTTACCCGACCATTGCAAAGATACTGACAACCATACTGGTGGTATGTTTCAGCTATATCACGCAAAAGAAGTTCACCTTCAAGGTAAAGGTGGAGGTTGACCGGTAA
- a CDS encoding thymidine kinase, protein MFIEPSLTGGRRGWIEVICGSMFSGKTEELIRRLKRAKIANLSVEIFKPAMDVRYDEQNIVSHDESKILSTPVDSSQQILLLGQGVDVVAIDEAQFFDMELPNVCDQLALSGMRVIVAGLDMNFQGEPFGPIPNLLAKADYITKLHAICVQCGNIATHSYRTSADKNMVLLGEKDLYEPRCRHCYEYVR, encoded by the coding sequence ATGTTTATTGAACCTTCTCTTACAGGAGGTCGCAGAGGTTGGATAGAGGTGATCTGCGGTTCGATGTTCTCCGGGAAAACGGAAGAACTGATCCGCAGGCTTAAACGCGCGAAGATCGCGAACCTCTCTGTGGAGATATTCAAACCGGCTATGGATGTACGGTATGATGAACAGAACATCGTATCGCACGACGAATCAAAAATACTCTCCACCCCGGTGGACAGCTCGCAGCAGATACTGTTGCTGGGGCAGGGGGTGGATGTGGTGGCGATAGACGAGGCCCAGTTCTTTGATATGGAATTGCCCAATGTCTGCGATCAGCTGGCGCTCAGCGGTATGCGTGTGATCGTGGCGGGGCTGGATATGAATTTCCAGGGCGAACCCTTCGGCCCCATTCCCAACCTGCTCGCCAAGGCGGATTACATCACGAAGCTTCACGCCATTTGTGTGCAATGCGGCAATATCGCCACGCATTCCTACCGGACGAGCGCTGACAAAAATATGGTGCTGCTGGGAGAGAAAGACCTGTACGAGCCCAGGTGCAGGCATTGTTACGAATATGTACGGTGA
- a CDS encoding 3-deoxy-D-manno-octulosonic acid transferase yields the protein MGIRLYRAAAGFAAGVGNNKKAVLWLEGRRNMWPGLATAMEGDQPVVWVHAASLGEFEQGRPVLEAIREQYPGHRILLTFFSPSGYEVRKDYPGADYVCYLPLDTPENARRFLDLVKPRLAIFIKYEFWHHFLSGLNARNIPVLLISGIFRRDQPFFRVYGGLFRRLLQGMDHLFVQDEDSLTLLHNIGIQHVTLAGDTRFDRVWALRNNPVRYPNVRRFLHTDNVLVAGSTWEEDEKLLAEWWYNGGRQNRQLILAPHEISEARLKQIETLFPDAVRYSVCGQSTRDAVLLVDNVGMLSALYNYGRIAYVGGGFGKAGIHNLLEPAAYGKPVIIGPVYHQYHEARMLVQLKGAMVIDNVEGLQRNIAALRDEYYYRQTAEINTRFVEEHQGATRKVMDYIQEKGFLTVVQE from the coding sequence TTGGGAATTCGCCTCTATAGGGCGGCTGCGGGCTTTGCCGCTGGTGTTGGCAATAACAAAAAGGCCGTTTTATGGCTGGAGGGGCGCCGGAATATGTGGCCCGGGCTGGCAACGGCCATGGAGGGGGACCAGCCTGTGGTATGGGTGCATGCCGCGTCCCTGGGGGAATTCGAGCAGGGGAGGCCCGTGCTCGAAGCCATCCGGGAGCAATATCCCGGCCACCGCATCCTGCTGACCTTCTTTTCCCCTTCCGGATATGAAGTGCGGAAAGACTACCCTGGGGCGGATTACGTCTGTTACCTGCCGCTGGACACCCCGGAGAACGCCCGGCGCTTCCTGGACCTGGTGAAACCCCGGCTGGCCATTTTCATCAAATACGAGTTCTGGCATCATTTCCTGTCCGGTCTGAATGCCCGCAACATACCGGTGCTGCTCATTTCCGGCATTTTCCGCCGGGACCAGCCCTTTTTCCGGGTCTATGGCGGCCTTTTCCGGCGGTTGTTGCAGGGAATGGACCATCTCTTCGTGCAGGATGAGGATTCCCTTACCCTGCTGCACAACATCGGCATCCAGCACGTTACGCTCGCCGGAGATACACGTTTTGACAGGGTATGGGCCCTGCGCAACAATCCCGTGAGGTACCCCAATGTCCGGCGCTTCCTGCATACGGACAATGTGCTGGTGGCCGGCAGCACCTGGGAGGAAGACGAGAAGCTGCTGGCGGAATGGTGGTATAACGGCGGCCGGCAAAACCGCCAGCTCATCCTTGCCCCGCATGAGATCAGCGAAGCCCGCCTGAAACAGATCGAAACCTTGTTCCCCGATGCCGTACGTTATTCCGTATGTGGACAAAGCACCCGGGATGCCGTGCTGCTGGTCGATAACGTGGGGATGCTGTCCGCCCTCTACAACTACGGGCGTATTGCCTATGTGGGAGGAGGTTTCGGGAAAGCGGGCATCCACAACCTGCTGGAACCGGCGGCCTATGGCAAACCGGTGATCATCGGGCCGGTGTACCACCAGTACCATGAAGCCAGGATGCTTGTTCAGCTCAAAGGCGCTATGGTAATAGATAATGTGGAGGGGCTTCAGCGGAACATTGCGGCGCTGCGGGACGAATACTACTACCGGCAGACGGCGGAGATCAATACCCGTTTTGTGGAAGAGCACCAGGGGGCTACCCGGAAGGTGATGGATTATATTCAGGAAAAAGGCTTCCTGACGGTCGTGCAGGAATAG
- a CDS encoding DegT/DnrJ/EryC1/StrS aminotransferase family protein, giving the protein MVPIQMVDLKRQYSKIKPQVDAAIQEVLENAAFINGAPVQQFSRELEQYLGTKHVIPCANGTDALQIAMMALGLEPGDEVITPSFTFIATAEVIALLRLKPVFVDIDPKTYCISPAAIEKAITPKTKAIVPVHLYGHSADMEPIMEIARQHGLYVIEDNAQAIGGHYTTKAGITKKAGTFGHIGCTSFFPSKNLGCYGDGGALFTDDDALAAKIRMVANHGQSQRYYHDEVGVNSRLDTMQAVVLRIKLQLLDEYIAARRAVATAYNEGFANIPQIVTPYQAPNQLHVFHQYTLQLEGADRNKLQAWLQEKQVPAMIYYPVPAHRQKMFAGMTDLEEHLPVTDSLTGKVISLPIHTEMDTDQLNHIIESVKSFLN; this is encoded by the coding sequence ATGGTTCCTATTCAGATGGTGGATCTCAAACGCCAGTATAGTAAAATTAAACCGCAGGTAGACGCAGCGATACAGGAAGTGCTGGAAAACGCCGCTTTCATCAATGGCGCCCCGGTGCAGCAATTTTCCCGGGAACTGGAGCAATACCTCGGCACAAAGCATGTGATCCCCTGCGCAAATGGTACCGACGCCCTGCAGATAGCCATGATGGCCCTGGGCCTGGAGCCGGGAGACGAGGTGATCACCCCTTCCTTTACCTTCATTGCCACAGCGGAAGTGATCGCCCTGCTGCGCCTGAAACCCGTGTTCGTGGATATTGATCCAAAAACATACTGTATCAGCCCGGCAGCGATAGAAAAGGCCATCACACCCAAAACAAAAGCCATCGTACCGGTACATCTGTACGGCCACAGCGCGGATATGGAGCCGATCATGGAGATCGCTCGGCAACATGGCCTGTACGTCATAGAAGACAATGCACAGGCCATCGGCGGCCATTATACCACAAAAGCAGGCATCACCAAAAAAGCAGGCACCTTCGGGCATATCGGCTGCACTTCCTTTTTCCCCTCCAAGAACCTGGGTTGTTATGGGGACGGCGGCGCGCTTTTCACAGATGACGATGCCCTGGCCGCAAAGATCAGGATGGTAGCCAATCACGGCCAATCCCAGCGCTATTATCACGATGAAGTGGGGGTAAACAGCCGGCTGGATACGATGCAGGCCGTAGTGCTGCGCATCAAGCTGCAACTGCTGGACGAATATATCGCCGCCCGCAGGGCCGTAGCCACAGCATATAACGAGGGTTTTGCCAATATCCCGCAGATCGTCACCCCTTACCAGGCCCCCAACCAGCTGCATGTGTTCCACCAATATACTTTGCAACTGGAAGGCGCGGACCGCAATAAGTTACAGGCATGGCTGCAGGAAAAACAGGTGCCGGCCATGATCTATTATCCCGTACCGGCCCACCGCCAGAAAATGTTCGCGGGCATGACAGACCTGGAAGAACATCTGCCGGTGACAGACAGCCTGACCGGCAAAGTAATATCCCTGCCGATACATACGGAAATGGATACCGACCAGCTAAATCACATCATAGAATCAGTTAAATCATTTTTAAACTAA
- a CDS encoding UDP-glucose/GDP-mannose dehydrogenase family protein, with translation MKITVVGTGYVGLVTGTCFAETGNDVTCVDIDINKVNKLSAGQITIYEPGLEKLFERNLKEGRLHFTINLAEGIREAQVIFLALPTPPGEDGSADLSYILRVADQLGELMQDYKVIVDKSTVPVGTADKVHAAVLKSAKVEFDVVSNPEFLREGVAVEDFMKPDRVVIGTSSERARKVMGDLYAPFVRQGNPIIYMDEKSAELTKYAANSFLATKISFMNEIAILCEKLGADVDMVRRGIGSDDRIGKRFLFPGIGYGGSCFPKDVQALVKSSQEVQYDFRILDAVMDVNEKQKLFLLPKISAYYKGNLKGRHFALWGLAFKPNTDDIREAPALYIIDALVKEGATVSVFDPEAMANVKGVIGDKVTYAENQYAALDKADALIIATEWSVFRTPDFDRIADTLKEKVVFDGRNLFEVPRMQELGFFYESVGRKPSTL, from the coding sequence ATGAAAATTACCGTAGTAGGAACCGGCTACGTAGGACTCGTTACCGGAACCTGTTTTGCAGAAACAGGCAATGATGTTACTTGTGTAGACATTGATATCAACAAAGTCAACAAGCTCTCCGCCGGCCAGATCACGATCTATGAGCCAGGCCTTGAAAAGTTATTTGAACGTAACCTGAAAGAAGGGCGTTTGCATTTTACGATCAACCTGGCAGAGGGCATCCGTGAAGCACAGGTGATCTTCCTGGCATTACCCACTCCTCCGGGAGAAGACGGTTCCGCTGACCTTTCCTACATCCTCCGCGTGGCAGACCAGCTGGGCGAACTGATGCAGGACTATAAGGTGATCGTGGACAAAAGCACCGTTCCCGTAGGCACGGCAGACAAAGTACATGCGGCGGTGCTGAAAAGCGCCAAAGTGGAATTCGATGTGGTGTCCAACCCCGAGTTCCTGCGCGAAGGCGTTGCCGTGGAAGACTTCATGAAACCCGACCGTGTAGTGATCGGCACCTCTTCCGAAAGGGCGCGCAAAGTGATGGGCGACCTGTATGCTCCGTTCGTACGCCAGGGCAACCCTATCATTTATATGGATGAGAAATCCGCCGAGCTGACCAAGTACGCGGCCAACTCTTTCCTCGCCACCAAAATATCCTTCATGAACGAGATCGCCATCCTTTGCGAAAAGCTGGGAGCGGACGTGGATATGGTACGCAGAGGCATTGGCAGCGACGACCGCATCGGCAAACGTTTCCTCTTCCCCGGCATCGGCTACGGCGGCAGCTGCTTCCCGAAAGATGTGCAGGCGCTGGTGAAATCCTCCCAGGAAGTGCAGTACGACTTCCGCATCCTGGATGCCGTGATGGACGTGAACGAGAAACAAAAACTCTTCCTGCTGCCGAAGATCAGCGCCTATTACAAAGGCAATCTGAAAGGCAGGCACTTCGCGCTGTGGGGCCTGGCATTCAAACCCAATACAGACGATATCCGCGAAGCGCCGGCTTTATATATCATCGACGCCCTGGTGAAAGAAGGCGCCACCGTTTCCGTATTCGACCCGGAAGCCATGGCCAATGTTAAAGGGGTGATCGGTGACAAGGTGACCTATGCGGAAAACCAGTACGCCGCGCTCGACAAGGCCGATGCACTGATCATCGCTACGGAATGGAGCGTGTTCCGTACACCTGATTTCGACAGAATTGCGGACACCCTCAAAGAAAAAGTGGTATTCGACGGCCGCAACCTCTTCGAAGTACCGCGCATGCAGGAACTGGGCTTCTTCTACGAAAGCGTAGGCCGTAAACCTTCAACCCTCTAA